A single region of the Gossypium arboreum isolate Shixiya-1 chromosome 12, ASM2569848v2, whole genome shotgun sequence genome encodes:
- the LOC108478685 gene encoding transcription factor bHLH137-like: MAAFSYVLDPNIFLQNMALTPKASCFMMDDGNLTSNCFSQYYSPELFHDSLFDPNNHETSCVDHCSKVVSQSDNEPSVGEKQSTGGGDSTVVDKLEQGEQVTQNVNPRNRKRKTRNGTTFKTKDAKEGKAKEKKKCNNGKKGEKKSPEEPPSGYIHVRARRGQATDSHSLAERVRRKKISERMKILQCLVPGCEKVTGKALMLDEIINYVQSLQNQVEFLSMKLASVSPMFYDFGVDLEALTVKPERVNSEASTTTPVLPCLQQCNPTQASAFVDSTTATFAPSNNYPFLGASHQDQTPILFSHPQDNGGVLWDVEDQRQKFLNSSGLNDNLCSFH; the protein is encoded by the exons ATGGCAGCCTTTTCATATGTTCTTGACCCCAATATTTTCTTGCAAAACATGGCTCTCACCCCCAAAGCTTCTTGCTTTATGATGGATGATGGAAACTTAACCTCTAATTGTTTCTCTCAATATTACTCACCTGAGCTTTTCCACGACTCGCTGTTTGATCCTAACAACCATGAAACTAGCTGTGTTGATCACTGCTCCAAGGTTGTTTCTCAGAGTGATAACGAGCCATCGGTGGGTGAGAAACAGAGCACCGGTGGTGGCGATTCCACTGTGGTAGATAAACTTGAACAGGGCGAGCAAGTCACTCAGAATGTGAATCCCAGAAACAGGAAACGGAAGACCAGAAACGGGACAACCTTCAAAACTAAG GATGCAAAAGAAGGGAAAGCCAAGGAGAAAAAGAAGTGCAATAATGGCAAGAAAGGTGAAAAGAAATCTCCTGAAGAGCCTCCCTCGGGCTACATTCATGTAAGAGCCAGGAGGGGCCAAGCAACCGACAGTCACAGTCTAGCTGAAAGG GTAAGAAGAAAGAAGATCAGTGAGAGGATGAAGATATTACAATGTCTGGTTCCAGGGTGTGAAAAG GTAACTGGGAAGGCCCTTATGTtggatgaaattatcaattatgTTCAGTCCTTACAAAATCAAGTAGAG TTTCTGTCAATGAAGCTTGCTTCTGTGAGTCCCATGTTCTATGACTTCGGAGTGGACCTGGAAGCCTTAACGGTGAAACCAGAG agaGTGAACAGtgaagcatcaacaacaacaccaGTACTGCCATGTCTGCAACAATGCAACCCCACTCAAGCTTCAGCTTTTGTTGATTCAACAACCGCCACCTTTGCCCCATCTAATAACTATCCTTTTCTAGGTGCCTCACACCAAGACCAAACCCCCATTCTCTTCTCTCACCCCCAG GATAATGGAGGTGTATTGTGGGATGTGGAGGACCAAAGACAAAAATTTCTCAATTCATCTGGCCTCAACGACAACTTGTGTTCTTTCCATTAA